The Streptomyces avermitilis MA-4680 = NBRC 14893 genome contains a region encoding:
- a CDS encoding nitrate- and nitrite sensing domain-containing protein: MQGRFKRDGSASAEPEPHGGTDRGSSPQHAQNPGPGEAGKSGGRTGAPKAPTPPAKPTSSGPSSGSRVALRNWRISTRLVSLLALPVVAATSLGALRISDSMDEIQQLDNMKLLTDMTKQATELAAALQDERDQSAGPLAHGATATDFTVKGVRQKTDRARSAFLSGTQEIDDASGNGQLSGVRDSVVGLAGELSNLSSIRNVAYKDSENATQTVEGYHRLITQLLGLSQDMAEATSNPEMIQRTRALAAFSTAKEYASVQRAVIAASLPASNNTFGKLSENDRQYALSALDSQESEISSFNSIYGDGYEDLTKPIDSGNPTIEAADEYAKRALSDKNGIRQQNKRSYKDWVDDDSAKLEQMSKIELTLLNQMEQKARELRNQSEQEAIISGALILIVLGVSLVGAFVVARSMIRSLRRLQDTATKVAQDRLPELVRQLSESDPQDVDTSVESVGVHSKDEIGQVAAAFDDVHREAVRLAAEQALLRGNVNAMFTNLSRRSQGLIQRQLSLISELESREADPDQLSSLFKLDHLATRMRRNGENLLVLAGEEPGRRWTRPVPLVDVLRAAASEVEQYERIELSSVPTTEVAGRVVNDLVHLLAELLENATSFSSPQTKVKVTGHALPDGRVLIEIHDTGIGLSPEDLAAINERLAAPPTVDVSVSRRMGLFVVGRLSQRHGIRIQLRPSDSGGTTALVMLPVDVAQGGKKVPGKPGQGAPGIGGPAAAQASAGVAAARRGGQSGSPSLGAGAPAGNAGRIGAAPQRGQVGAGQGPRAALPGSNQGGRPGAPGGARGPQQGPAAPQQGRPAPAGAGAGAGAFGQNAPGAPQGLQAAQAFNEGPAATRQGGFGDGGSGTRRGGGFGDSTPAAAPPQQPQQPQQQPKESRRRRPQLPGRGGPRAELPGGSAQPRTPSWSDENAQPPVPRASLDAPRGHEEPDALSATSRLPRVDDRQGPGATSEIPRIDDRQGPGATSEFARPDFDTTRPGAEAPQGGNGQFGRPDMFGTGNQAAPTNRFPAQGRPQDASPTGQPPAYGGSQDPSATGQFATPGYDGSGTGQYATPGYDASGTGQYPAPGQGNRQDSSSTGQFERPQAGGPADFGVPRPPAPQRPARPQQPEALPPAAGPGDGRTPLYDTLETNWFHGQQGQQGQQQSNGSAQAPQQQPQSPAAPQRPAPTPAASSWRSTPNDDLVKQAERVRQPSAGGVTTSGLPRRVPRANLVAGTAQQQQHQAGPQVSRAPDDVRGRLTNLRRGIQQGRQAGTGQTGSFPSPTHQQER, encoded by the coding sequence GTGCAGGGACGTTTCAAGAGGGATGGCAGCGCTTCGGCGGAGCCGGAGCCGCACGGCGGGACCGACCGCGGTTCCTCGCCCCAGCACGCCCAGAACCCGGGACCGGGTGAGGCCGGCAAGAGCGGTGGGCGCACCGGTGCGCCCAAGGCCCCCACTCCACCCGCGAAGCCGACGAGCAGCGGCCCCAGCAGCGGCTCGCGCGTAGCTCTGCGCAACTGGCGCATCTCCACGCGTCTGGTCTCGCTGCTCGCGCTCCCCGTGGTCGCCGCGACCTCGCTCGGCGCGCTGCGCATCAGCGACTCCATGGACGAGATCCAGCAGCTCGACAACATGAAGCTGCTGACCGACATGACCAAGCAGGCGACCGAGCTCGCCGCCGCGCTCCAGGACGAGCGCGACCAGTCGGCAGGTCCGCTGGCGCACGGCGCCACGGCCACCGACTTCACGGTCAAGGGCGTCCGCCAGAAGACGGACCGCGCGCGCTCCGCCTTCCTCTCGGGCACCCAGGAGATCGACGACGCCAGCGGCAACGGCCAGCTCTCCGGCGTCCGCGACAGCGTCGTGGGTCTGGCCGGTGAGCTGAGCAACCTGAGCAGCATCCGCAACGTCGCCTACAAGGACTCCGAGAACGCCACGCAGACGGTCGAGGGCTACCACCGCCTCATCACCCAGCTGCTCGGCCTCTCGCAGGACATGGCCGAGGCGACCAGCAACCCGGAGATGATCCAGCGCACGCGCGCCCTGGCGGCCTTCTCGACCGCCAAGGAGTACGCGTCCGTGCAGCGCGCGGTCATCGCGGCGTCGCTGCCCGCGAGCAACAACACCTTCGGCAAGCTCTCCGAGAACGACCGCCAGTACGCGCTCTCGGCCCTGGACAGCCAGGAATCCGAGATATCGAGCTTCAACAGCATCTACGGCGACGGCTACGAAGATCTGACGAAGCCCATCGACAGCGGCAACCCGACCATCGAGGCCGCCGACGAGTACGCGAAGCGCGCGCTGAGCGACAAGAACGGCATCCGCCAGCAGAACAAGCGCTCGTACAAGGACTGGGTCGACGACGACTCGGCCAAGCTCGAGCAGATGTCGAAGATCGAGCTCACCCTGCTCAACCAGATGGAGCAGAAGGCCCGCGAGCTGCGCAACCAGTCCGAGCAGGAAGCGATCATCTCGGGTGCGCTGATCCTCATCGTCCTCGGCGTCTCGCTCGTCGGCGCCTTCGTCGTGGCCCGCTCCATGATCCGCTCGCTGCGCCGGCTCCAGGACACCGCGACCAAGGTCGCCCAGGACCGCCTGCCCGAGCTGGTCAGGCAGCTGTCCGAGTCCGACCCGCAGGACGTCGACACGTCCGTGGAGTCGGTCGGTGTGCACTCCAAGGACGAGATCGGCCAGGTGGCCGCGGCCTTCGACGACGTGCACCGCGAGGCCGTACGACTCGCCGCCGAGCAGGCCCTGCTGCGAGGCAACGTCAACGCGATGTTCACCAACCTCTCGCGCCGCTCCCAGGGCCTCATCCAGCGTCAGCTCTCGCTCATCTCCGAACTGGAGTCCCGCGAGGCCGACCCGGACCAGCTGTCCTCCCTGTTCAAGCTCGACCACCTCGCGACCCGCATGCGCCGTAACGGTGAGAACCTCCTCGTGCTCGCCGGTGAAGAGCCCGGCCGCCGCTGGACCCGCCCGGTCCCGCTGGTCGACGTGCTCCGCGCCGCCGCCTCCGAGGTGGAGCAGTACGAGCGCATCGAGCTGTCCTCGGTCCCGACCACCGAGGTCGCGGGCCGGGTCGTCAACGACCTCGTGCACCTGCTCGCCGAGCTGCTCGAGAACGCGACGTCGTTCTCCTCCCCGCAGACCAAGGTCAAGGTCACCGGTCACGCGCTGCCCGACGGCCGCGTTCTGATCGAGATCCACGACACCGGCATCGGCCTCTCCCCCGAGGACCTCGCGGCGATCAACGAGCGGCTCGCGGCGCCGCCCACCGTGGACGTGTCGGTCTCCCGCCGCATGGGTCTGTTCGTGGTCGGCCGTCTGTCGCAGCGCCACGGCATCCGCATCCAGCTGCGTCCGTCCGACTCGGGCGGTACGACCGCGCTCGTCATGCTTCCCGTCGATGTCGCCCAGGGCGGCAAGAAGGTTCCGGGCAAGCCGGGCCAGGGCGCTCCCGGCATCGGCGGCCCGGCTGCCGCACAGGCCTCGGCCGGTGTGGCCGCGGCCCGTCGCGGCGGTCAGTCGGGCAGTCCGAGCCTCGGCGCCGGTGCCCCCGCGGGCAACGCCGGCCGTATCGGTGCGGCTCCGCAGCGCGGACAGGTGGGTGCCGGTCAGGGCCCGCGTGCCGCACTGCCCGGCAGCAACCAGGGCGGACGTCCCGGCGCGCCGGGCGGAGCCCGGGGTCCGCAGCAGGGTCCGGCGGCACCGCAGCAGGGCCGGCCGGCCCCCGCGGGTGCCGGTGCGGGTGCCGGTGCCTTCGGGCAGAACGCGCCGGGCGCCCCGCAGGGCCTCCAGGCGGCGCAGGCCTTCAACGAGGGCCCGGCGGCCACCCGTCAGGGCGGCTTCGGCGACGGCGGTTCCGGCACGCGCCGGGGCGGCGGCTTCGGCGACAGCACCCCCGCGGCCGCACCCCCGCAGCAGCCCCAGCAGCCTCAGCAGCAGCCCAAGGAGTCCCGTCGCCGCAGGCCGCAGCTGCCGGGTCGCGGTGGCCCGCGGGCCGAACTGCCCGGCGGCAGCGCCCAGCCGCGCACGCCCAGCTGGAGCGACGAGAACGCGCAGCCGCCGGTGCCGCGCGCCTCGCTCGACGCCCCCCGCGGCCACGAGGAGCCGGACGCGCTGTCCGCCACCTCCCGGCTGCCGCGCGTCGACGACCGCCAGGGACCCGGCGCGACCTCGGAGATCCCCCGGATCGACGACCGCCAGGGACCCGGCGCCACTTCTGAGTTCGCCCGTCCCGACTTCGACACCACGCGCCCCGGCGCGGAGGCGCCGCAGGGCGGCAACGGGCAGTTCGGCCGCCCGGACATGTTCGGCACCGGCAACCAGGCGGCACCCACGAACCGGTTCCCGGCTCAGGGCCGCCCCCAGGACGCGTCGCCCACCGGACAGCCGCCGGCCTACGGCGGCTCCCAGGACCCGTCGGCCACCGGCCAGTTCGCGACGCCGGGCTACGACGGTTCCGGCACGGGTCAGTACGCGACGCCGGGCTACGACGCGTCCGGCACGGGTCAGTACCCGGCGCCGGGCCAGGGCAACCGCCAGGACTCCTCGTCCACGGGCCAGTTCGAGCGGCCGCAGGCCGGTGGCCCCGCCGACTTCGGTGTCCCCCGGCCGCCGGCCCCGCAGCGTCCCGCGCGTCCGCAGCAGCCCGAGGCGCTGCCGCCGGCGGCGGGTCCCGGCGACGGGCGTACGCCGCTGTACGACACGCTGGAGACCAACTGGTTCCACGGTCAGCAGGGCCAGCAGGGCCAGCAGCAGAGCAACGGCTCGGCGCAGGCCCCCCAGCAGCAGCCGCAGTCACCTGCGGCCCCCCAGCGTCCGGCCCCCACGCCGGCCGCCTCCTCCTGGCGCAGCACGCCGAACGACGATCTCGTCAAGCAGGCCGAACGCGTCCGTCAGCCGTCGGCGGGCGGGGTCACCACCTCCGGCCTGCCGCGTCGGGTCCCCCGCGCGAACCTCGTCGCGGGTACGGCTCAGCAGCAACAGCACCAAGCAGGTCCGCAGGTCTCGCGTGCGCCCGATGACGTACGCGGCCGGCTGACCAATCTCCGTCGGGGCATCCAGCAGGGTCGCCAGGCCGGTACCGGCCAGACCGGCAGCTTCCCCAGCCCCACTCACCAGCAGGAGCGTTAG
- a CDS encoding roadblock/LC7 domain-containing protein, with protein MSQAAQNLNWLITNFVDNTPGVSHTVVVSADGLLLAMSEGFPRDRADQLAAVASGLTSLTAGASRIFEGGTVAQTVVEMERGFLFLMSVSDGSSLAVLSHPECDIGLVGYEMALLVDRAGAVLTPDLRAELQGSLLH; from the coding sequence ATGAGCCAGGCCGCACAGAATCTGAACTGGTTGATCACCAACTTCGTGGACAACACCCCCGGGGTGTCCCACACCGTCGTCGTGTCCGCCGACGGACTCCTTCTGGCCATGTCCGAAGGCTTCCCGCGCGACCGCGCAGACCAGCTCGCGGCCGTCGCGTCGGGGCTCACCTCGCTCACGGCCGGGGCGTCCCGGATCTTCGAGGGCGGCACGGTGGCCCAGACGGTCGTCGAGATGGAGCGCGGTTTCCTCTTCCTGATGTCCGTCTCGGACGGCTCGTCGCTCGCGGTCCTCTCCCACCCGGAGTGCGACATCGGCCTCGTCGGCTACGAGATGGCACTCCTGGTCGACCGTGCGGGTGCGGTGCTCACGCCGGACCTGCGCGCCGAACTCCAGGGCAGTCTGCTCCACTGA